A genomic window from Corynebacterium fournieri includes:
- the pgsA gene encoding phosphatidylinositol phosphate synthase: MLSVHGRKPAAVVVEPVAKGLLNIGMTANATTAVGTALTMLTAMVLIPTDHLVAAAVLSLLFAAFDMVDGTMARLRGGGTAFGATLDASCDRLTDGALFGAIACWMIYVADAAPVNVAVCLAVLVLSQTISYIKARGEAGGLKIVGGLIERPERLILGLGGIALEGFGVPHAVEVSLWILLVGSVFTVVQRLIFAKRDEGANATIAPPAGA; the protein is encoded by the coding sequence ATGCTTAGCGTGCACGGGCGAAAGCCGGCTGCCGTGGTGGTGGAGCCGGTGGCGAAGGGGCTGCTGAACATCGGCATGACCGCGAACGCGACGACGGCGGTCGGCACAGCACTGACCATGCTCACGGCGATGGTGCTCATCCCCACCGACCACCTGGTTGCTGCTGCTGTGCTGAGCCTGTTGTTCGCCGCCTTCGACATGGTGGACGGCACGATGGCCAGGCTGCGCGGCGGAGGCACGGCGTTCGGCGCAACGCTGGACGCCAGCTGCGACAGGCTCACCGACGGTGCACTGTTCGGCGCCATCGCGTGTTGGATGATCTACGTGGCGGACGCCGCCCCGGTCAACGTGGCAGTGTGCCTGGCGGTGCTCGTCCTTTCGCAGACCATCAGCTACATCAAGGCCCGCGGCGAAGCTGGCGGATTGAAGATCGTGGGCGGGTTGATCGAGCGCCCGGAGCGCCTCATCCTCGGACTCGGCGGCATCGCACTCGAGGGCTTCGGCGTGCCGCACGCAGTGGAGGTATCGCTGTGGATCCTGCTGGTCGGCTCCGTATTCACCGTGGTGCAGCGACTCATCTTTGCCAAGCGCGATGAGGGGGCGAACGCCACAATCGCCCCGCCGGCGGGGGCGTAG